The following proteins come from a genomic window of Lolium rigidum isolate FL_2022 chromosome 5, APGP_CSIRO_Lrig_0.1, whole genome shotgun sequence:
- the LOC124658291 gene encoding uncharacterized protein LOC124658291 → MDSAVQMFVLDALKSGYFPIVMNPRGCGGSPLTTPRLFTAADSDDICTAIGFINNKRPWTTIMGVGWGYGANMLTKYLVEVGESTPLTAAVCIDNPFDLQEATRSFPHNVALDQKLMAGLVDILRANKELFQGKDKDFDVQKALSANCLRDFDGAISMVSHGFATVDDFYAKNSMRLSVARVKIPVLFIQSDDGTVPLLSVPRSSISENPFTSLLLCSCVHSTVFTFERYTALWCQNLTLEWLSAVEFALLKGRHPLIKDVDITINPSKSLAFIEPQPDNKKVPKDNNFHEQSQLIFYNNVPHGTNGLLTGSPNENAGTENSGSGLLEDNGYMDRVSKDSDEEESQQESEESSEDDERGHVLQSASLAMNMLDATMPGTLDDDQKKKVMMAVEQGESLVKALEEAVPEDVRGKLTTSLTEILQSRRGNFNLEALKRGWTSVRSSTRSGVQEKVKESDQESGHKDAKMLDQDRSVTSIGEGDQKDTNLTSSDRNPGEGTDLLQGKPYQPSGTLGTGIETGSEQTQLKSEKGNSGSGVNESSEEQHRADEGSETAPSNVSDNQSMTNSNGAPREQVQSEDSTAEPNPQSNAIDKEGDAVRANEDKAAHNVVDQSMQVSKPEESRPPPVNVTQALDALTGFDDSTQMAVNSVFGVLENMIDQFQKHRDSENGDNSEGTTDEPSVDETESDVTANVDNELSGKEKKSSSDQPQHSISVEARPIMSEDYTSGETVSDIIVPPSKGKVRDSQKNKHGKYVNGDITKQGSDSPDYLLDIAANPYLKVQHALYLHEYLSRQLQLQSPDLNSATDLFLDPQEGKWKLADQMDNLQDGISKSDKHNSIEEEIERADSSQALPRRDNVIFPSYSVLGNFAGNEKLPGNALRQTLTYFITDELSNVLKTEVGRKLGLKSTEKLQRRLAHDVERLATQVSRTIVRDCELYRATSVQRNPTTVKFGVVHGENVIEAVSTAVQQSDDLRNVLPVGVIVGVALASLRNYFHVGVSKHDNLTKAAVKSGILNEDLIVQDADKANIDNPSSRKKLENTDHHIEKTGQHKQQEITRSEGKGMMVGAVTAALGASAFVAHHQQKEVEEHEIDGTEQEKSQNNLVSSFAEKAMSVAAPVVPTKGDGEVDHDRLVAVLAELGQRGGILKFVGKIALLWGGIRGAMSLTDRLILFLRISERPLLQRILGFSFMVLVLWSPVVIPLLPTLVQSWTISASTGIVGDACIVGLYVSIMILVMLWGKRIRGYENPVEQYGMNLTSVSRVQEFLQGLVGGVAVVWLVHSTSILLGFATLREGPSSFLARPFDLVKYSSNSLLLALRGFITATSIAVVEEVVFRSWLPEEVAVDLGYYHAILMSGLAFSLIHRSLPSVPGFLLLSLVLFGLKQRTRGNLAAPIGMRSGIMTASYLTRSSSIITFKPETPLWMISTYHLHPFDGAIGLSICALLAILFFPQKPGQKDTSLS, encoded by the exons ATGGACAGCGCCGTCCAGATGTTCGTGCTCGACGCGCTCAAGAGCGGCTACTTCCCCATTGTCATGAACCCCAGAGGATGCGGCGGGTCGCCGCTTACCACGCCCAG GTTATTTACAGCGGCCGACAGTGACGATATATGCACAGCAATAGGCTTCATAAACAACAAAAGACCGTGGACGACAATAATGGGTGTTGGGTGGGGGTACGGTGCCAATATGCTGACAAAGTACCTTGTCGAAGTTGGAGAGTCTACTCCTCTTACAGCTGCTGTTTGTATTGACAATCCTTTTGACCTACAAGAAGCAACCAGGTCGTTTCCTCATAATGTAGCTCTTGATCAAAAGCTCATGGCTGGCTTGGTCGATATTCTGCGTGCTAATAAG GAACTCTTTCAAGGAAAGGATAAAGACTTTGATGTTCAGAAAGCTTTGTCAGCCAACTGTTTGCGGGACTTTGATGGAGCAATATCCATGGTTTCACATGGGTTTGCTACTGTTGATGATTTCTATGCGAAAAATAGCATGAGGCTATCAGTTGCCCGTGTGAAAATACCTGTACTCTTTATACAG AGTGATGATGGGACTGTGCCACTTCTATCAGTACCACGCAGTTCAATATCAGAAAATCCTTTTACCAGCCTTCTCCTTTGTTCTTGTGTGCATTCCACTGTCTTCACCTTTGAGAGGTACACTGCGTTGTGGTGCCAGAATCTTACCTTAGAG TGGCTGTCAGCAGTGGAGTTTGCGCTTCTGAAGGGTCGACATCCGCTCATAAAAGATGTAGACATCACTATTAACCCATCCAAATCTCTAGCATTCATTGAACCTCAACCAGATAACAAGAAGGTCCCAAAAGATAATAATTTTCATGAGCAATCGCAACTGATTTTTTATAATAATGTCCCACATGGAACAAATGGGCTGCTCACTGGTTCTCCAAATGAAAATGCCGGTACTGAAAACAGTGGAAGTGGGCTGTTAGAAGATAATGGTTACATGGATAGGGTTAGCAAAGATTCGGATGAAGAAGAGTCACAACAAGAGTCAGAAGAGAGTTCTGAAGATGATGAAAGGGGTCATGTACTACAATCCGCAAGTCTTGCGATGAATATGCTGGATGCTACAATGCCTGGTACTCTCGATGATGATCAAAAGAAGAAG GTTATGATGGCAGTGGAACAAGGTGAATCTCTTGTGAAAGCTCTAGAAGAAGCTGTACCTGAAGATGTGCGTGGAAAGCTTACAACTTCTCTGACTGAAATTTTACAATCTAGACGAGGCAATTTCAATTTAGAGGCACTGAAGCGTGGCTGGACTAGTGTAAGATCATCCACCCGGTCAGGGGTCCAAGAAAAGGTCAAAGAGTCAGATCAGGAGAGTGGACATAAGGATGCCAAAATGCTTGATCAGGACAGAAGTGTTACATCCATTGGCGAGGGAGACCAAAAGGACACTAATTTGACCTCAAGCGACAGGAATCCTGGAGAAGGCACTGATCTATTACAAGGAAAGCCTTACCAACCTTCTGGAACTCTTGGAACTGGAATTGAAACAGGAAGTGAACAGACTCAACTCAAATCAGAGAAAGGAAACTCTGGCTCTGGAGTAAATGAAAGCAGTGAAGAACAGCACAGGGCCGATGAGGGAAGTGAAACAGCTCCAAGTAATGTTTCGGATAATCAATCAATGACCAACTCAAATGGGGCTCCTAGAGAGCAAGTGCAGTCCGAAGATTCTACAGCAGAGCCGAATCCACAGTCTAATGCGATAGATAAGGAAGGTGATGCAGTTCGTGCCAATGAAGATAAGGCTGCACATAATGTTGTTGATCAGAGCATGCAAGTCTCTAAGCCAGAAGAATCTAGACCTCCCCCAGTTAATGTGACACAGGCATTAGATGCCTTAACTGGATTTGATGACTCGACTCAAATGGCTGTCAACAGTGTATTTGGAGTTCTCGAAAATATGATTGACCAGTTTCAAAAACATCGTGACTCTGAGAATGGGGACAATTCTGAGGGAACCACTGATGAACCTTCTGTAGATGAGACAGAGTCTGATGTGACAGCCAATGTGGACAATGAGTTGAGTGGGAAGGAAAAAAAATCATCCTCTGATCAGCCGCAACATAGTATTTCTGTTGAAGCTCGTCCAATAATGTCTGAGGATTACACTTCTGGTGAGACTGTTTCTGATATAATCGTTCCACCTTCGAAAGGAAAGGTAAGAGATTCTCAAAAAAACAAACATGGGAAGTATGTGAATGGTGATATTACAAAGCAGGGCAGTGACTCACCTGATTATTTATTGGATATAGCTGCCAATCCTTATTTAAAGGTGCAGCATGCTTTGTACCTTCATGAGTATCTTTCAAGACAATTGCAACTCCAGTCACCAGATTTGAACTCAGCAACTGATCTTTTCCTTGATCCGCAAGAGGGTAAATGGAAACTAGCAGATCAAATGGACAATCTGcaagacggcatttctaaatcTGACAAGCATAACAGCATTGAGGAAGAGATCGAACGTGCAGATTCCTCCCAAGCTCTACCTAGGAGAGACAATGTTATTTTTCCATCATACTCGGTTCTGGGGAACTTTGCAGGAAATGAGAAGTTGCCTGGTAATGCTTTGAGACAGACCCTCACATACTTCATTACTGATGAATTATCAAATGTCCTCAAAACTGAAGTTGGTCGCAAATTGGGGCTTAAAAGTACCGAGAAACTTCAAAGAAGACTTGCACATGATGTAGAAAGACTCGCTACTCAGGTTTCTAGAACTATTGTGCGCGATTGTGAATTATACAGAGCTACATCTGTGCAGAGAAATCCAACAACTGTGAAATTTGGTGTGGTTCATGGAGAAAATGTCATTGAAGCTGTATCAACTGCAGTTCAGCAATCTGATGATCTGAGAAATGTTCTTCCAGTTGGCGTCATAGTTGGTGTAGCTTTAGCATCTTTAAGAAATTATTTCCACGTTGGTGTCTCTAAGCATGACAACCTTACAAAAGCTGCAGTGAAGTCAGGAATTTTAAATGAGGATCTTATTGTTCAGGATGCAGACAAAGCAAATATAGATAATCCATCCTCCAGAAAAAAACTAGAAAATACAGATCATCATATTGAAAAAACTGGACAGCACAAGCAGCAGGAGATAACAAGGTCAGAGGGTAAAGGCATGATGGTTGGGGCTGTTACAGCTGCACTAGGTGCCTCTGCCTTCGTAGCACATCATCAA CAAAAGGAAGTTGAGGAGCATGAGATCGACGGAACTGAACAGGAAAAGAGTCAGAACAACTTAGTGAGCAGCTTTGCTGAGAAAGCCATGTCTGTTGCAGCTCCTGTAGTACCCACAAAGGGTGATGGTGAGGTTGATCATGATAG GCTCGTTGCTGTTTTAGCTGAACTTGGACAACGAGGTGGAATTTTGAAATTTGTGGGGAAAATCGCTCTACTCTGGGGAGGTATTCGTGGTGCTATGAGCTTGACTGACAGGCTTATCTTGTTCTTACGTATCAGCGAACGTCCCTTACTCCAGAG GATCTTGGGATTTTCCTTCATGGTACTTGTTCTATGGTCTCCTGTTGTGATTCCTCTACTGCCAACACTTGTTCAAAGTTGGACAATAAGCGCTTCAACAGGAATTGTTGGAGATGCTTGCATTGTTGGCCTGTATGTATCTATAATGATACTTGTCATGCTATGGGGAAAAAGAATACGTGGCTATGAGAATCCAGTTGAGCAATATGGGATGAATCTTACATCTGTGTCAAGG GTGCAAGAATTTCTGCAAGGTCTTGTTGGAGGCGTGGCTGTTGTTTGGTTGGTGCATTCGACAAGTATTTTACTTGGCTTTGCAACTCTTCGAGAAGGGCCCTCTTCGTTCTTAGCTAGACCATTTGATCTTGTCAAATATTCAAGTAATTCCTTGTTGCTAGCTCTTAGAGGGTTTATCACAGCAACTAGCATTGCTGTGGTGGAAGAAGTGGTTTTCCGATCATGGCTTCCGGAAGAAGTTGCGGTTGATCTTGGTTACTACCATGCCATTCTGATGTCTGGACTTGCCTTTTCTCTAATTCACCG GTCTCTACCTTCAGTACCAGGTTTCTTGCTACTTTCTCTGGTGCTATTTGGGCTTAAGCAAAGAACGCGAGGGAATCTTGCTGCACCAATTGGCATGCGTTCTGGAATTATGACTGCTAGTTATCTCACAAGAAGCAGTAGTATCATTACATTCAAACCTGAAACACCATTATGGATGATTAGCACATACCATCTGCATCCTTTCGATGGTGCAATTGGCTTAAGTATATGTGCGTTACTTGCTATTCTTTTCTTCCCGCAAAAACCTGGTCAGAAGGATACCTCTCTCTCATGA